In the genome of Propionispora vibrioides, the window TCATCATCTTTAACTTTGCCGGTAGACGTATCCTAAAATTGTCGTCGACCGGTAATAGCGTAAAAATCCCGGGAGATCGACGACAAACTGATGTTGTTCCTAAAGGGATTGCATGATTAGAGCGGAAATGTACTGGTTGACGGTCTTTTCATGCATCTAGGATTTCTGCAGGATAGAATGGGTTAATAGACTACCTATAAGGAATTGAAACATTCTACTTTCATGGGCATTTTCACCATCCCGCTTTTCGTTAATAGACTACCTATAAGGAATTGAAACACGGCTGCCGGTATGTGTCTACAAATAACTGGTTTTTGTTAATAGACTACCTATAAGGAATTGAAACTATATCAGATACCATATCCAGAAGCATTAGACGACGTTAATAGACTACCTATAAGGAATTGAAACCTTCAAGTTTTGCTTGCGCTTCCTCAAGTTCTTTCTGGTTAATAGACTACCTATAAGGAATTGAAACAAGATGAAAGCCATAAAGCAGCGCAGCCCATGTCCCTCGTTGATAGATTACCTATAAGGATTTGAAACACAACATGACTGTATATATCCAGTACGACCCTGGTGTTGATAGACTACCTATGAGGAATGGGTTCTTTACATTTATTTACAATGAAGTTCTTTAAAGTTACTGCTACTGGAGGGCAGGTAGGTTATAATATACTTAGAAAACATATCCTGGAGGTGTGTATAATGACCTTAGCTGAAAAGTTATTGAAAGAATTTCAGGAGCTGCCTGAGGAAAAAAAACAGCAAGTTATTGATTTCGTTGAATTCCTCAAAAGTAAGCAGCAAAAGGAAATAGAAGTCATGATAGATGAGATTATTGATACCAATAAAGAAGCTTTATTGGAGTTGGCTAAGTAATGCGCAATTTATCACTTGCAGATATTATCTTGTTGCATGAAAAGGTTATTGCTAAAACTGGTGGAAGCCAAGGTATACGAGATATTAATCTGATTAAGAGTGGCATCGGTCGGGCATTTGCTACTTTTGACGGTAAAGACTTATATAAAACTATTGAGGCAAAGATTGCCGTTATTACTCATAGTTTGATAAGTAATCATGGCTTTATTGACGGCAATAAACGAGTTGGAATTGTTGCCATGTTATTGTTACTGAAATTAAATGGATATAGGTTATGTTATAGCCAGCAAGAGCTAATTGACTTAGGTCTTGGAATAGCTGCCGGCAAGTTTAATGAACATGATATCCAAGTGTGGATTACGGGACACAGAACAATATAACTAATTGACGAATGAAAAACAGAAAATTCATGTATTGTGATTTGCTTAAGTGCAGGGAGGACAAACTATGCATTTGGACATTCATTTTCGTATGATTGCCGGGAGAAGTCTGGTTTTGCCGGTCAACTATAACTACATTGTGCAAAGCGCATTGTACCATTCCCTTGATACAGACTTGGCTGAATTTTTACATGAAAAGGGTTATCAGAACGGATCGCGTACCTTTAAGCTGTTTAGTTTTTCCTTGCTGCAAGGTCCTTATCGGATTGACAAGATAAAAAAGAATATTGAATTTGGACAAGAACTTAAACTGACGATTTCTTCACCGCTGGAGGATTTTTGCCAGTCCCTAGTTACCATACTGATGACCAGAGGGAGCATGCGATTGGGAGCACAGAACGTAATGATTGAAAAGGTGCAGGCCCGGCAGCTAGCGGTTGGTGGGGAAAAGGCGGTCATCCGTACTTTATCACCGGCGGTGCTTTACAGTACCATGCTGCGGCCTGATGAACGTAAATATACAGTCTATTTTCAGCCCGGCGAGTCGGACTATGGGCGATTATTTAACGAGAATCTTCACAAAAAATATGGTGCCCTTTGGGGTGAGGATTCACCAGCGGGCACTGTGGCAGTTAAGCCATTAGGTTTGCAAAAAATGAGGTTAGTTGTCTATAAGGAAACGATTATCAAAGCTTATTCCGGTACCTTGCTGTTGAATGGTCCGCAACCACTACTACAATTGGCTGTGGATGCTGGAATCGGTAGTAAAAACAG includes:
- a CDS encoding DUF2281 domain-containing protein yields the protein MTLAEKLLKEFQELPEEKKQQVIDFVEFLKSKQQKEIEVMIDEIIDTNKEALLELAK
- a CDS encoding type II toxin-antitoxin system death-on-curing family toxin, with protein sequence MRNLSLADIILLHEKVIAKTGGSQGIRDINLIKSGIGRAFATFDGKDLYKTIEAKIAVITHSLISNHGFIDGNKRVGIVAMLLLLKLNGYRLCYSQQELIDLGLGIAAGKFNEHDIQVWITGHRTI
- the cas6 gene encoding CRISPR-associated endoribonuclease Cas6; translation: MHLDIHFRMIAGRSLVLPVNYNYIVQSALYHSLDTDLAEFLHEKGYQNGSRTFKLFSFSLLQGPYRIDKIKKNIEFGQELKLTISSPLEDFCQSLVTILMTRGSMRLGAQNVMIEKVQARQLAVGGEKAVIRTLSPAVLYSTMLRPDERKYTVYFQPGESDYGRLFNENLHKKYGALWGEDSPAGTVAVKPLGLQKMRLVVYKETIIKAYSGTLLLNGPQPLLQLAVDAGIGSKNSQGFGCVELVGK